Proteins encoded in a region of the Tetrapisispora phaffii CBS 4417 chromosome 12, complete genome genome:
- the YTA7 gene encoding chromatin segregase YTA7 (similar to Saccharomyces cerevisiae YTA7 (YGR270W); ancestral locus Anc_5.34) yields the protein MMTKRYQMIMNLRMKLIIQTSMKPLQMVIKTANILQLRVALEAEEQMTKKSYEEDDESFHEDEFDENEDVDDVGNSDDDDEDYEYSSRRTNSRKGRKTRGRSRSNNYAKRREIESFIVKDENDFDDDEDDDTISYSSSRRRGRSTRNYAENNYNKYQEDDNDRAEATNIRRSRRLRSTSMQNDEAPFLKRRTRSAMNAAENEFNNQTSGTEALTLQDEIRELRESSPIREFKGGVVGIEKGPRSLRERTKHVNYKIPPPLADPGQDVLSNDAHSGIGAGSNAINTNALRSSYTSSPSRRGRGASSNKFPQRRLFPTGGPFGGNEVTSIFGENTVFYNLDDDINLTSLPKFTLTQSMDKYKDPSTVLNSTSGDVNGNQGQNNNKRLIDSDSSEDEILPMGAKPKTKDPNTKKKKKKPEIADLDPLGVDMNINFDDVGGLDNYIDQLKEMITLPLLYPELYQNFNITPPRGVLFHGPPGTGKTLMARALAASCSSDTRKITFFMRKGADILSKWVGEAERQLRLLFEEAKKHQPSIIFFDEIDGLAPVRSSKQEQIHASIVSTMLALMDGMDNRGQVIVIGATNRPDAVDPALRRPGRFDREFYFPLPDIDARAKILEIHTRKWNPPLQKPVILQLANLTKGYGGADLRALCTEAALISIQHKYPQIYRSNDKLDVDPSKITVSTSDFMLALEKIVPSSARSTGNIAQPLPEPIKPLLDIQLGGIERTLNKLIPKNDNQFDRSKSLIQQFIEYEDFDENNTEGHGVEDFEKHSLISSVVKLRVSKPRLLISGPPGNGQQYIGSAILNVLEKYNIQKLDLASLVSDSSRTLEAAVVQTFVEARKRQPAVIYIPNLDIWCRTIPENVIMTLATLLGSLENSEKILLLGIGSQLESSLIDSTPLGLLGFSKKIFELKLPNQSQRVNYFKSIEKLLSMQPTSFNLRKKRTTPLPKLPHASPDSDPNNLDENGVLLSTQDILRRKLRKFQYQDMRLKNVLKIKLSGIMDLILKRYRRFKKPAVDDMLLVHLFEPVSNDPNWEAAYVKDKDMILEVATGKKFFNMDLDIVEERLWNGFYSDPRQFLRDIEYIYHDASVLGDRENTIRASEMFANAQMAIEDISTKEFIDECKATHQRDLERQKLFLEDQQKRLVQQQEQNEQILKEIQESVKPSVETVFETPVVENGITEVGVGSGNQLQAQMQINAVLSPVEDTIIKGTEIENNSITKDENFAQEDNLELLNKENENNIENGNSTAPVNEKKQDNVILDNYASENGETVATNQGGNGKVEIKAIMNETASVDISTPSTAPATDSMPEPVTEHVAELALVKTEASVPEPVKKMVDDRVVIVDSSAMNDIMDKLIKISDGFTVSQLEELYAEIVDIVWEDRDKWEKANTISKIKKYLNI from the coding sequence ATGATGACGAAGAGATACCAAATGATTATGAACTTGAGAATGAAGCTCATAATACAGACATCAATGAAGCCATTACAGATGGTAATAAAGACGGCGAACATACTCCAACTAAGAGTGGCACTCGAAGCAGAAGAACAAATGACAAAAAAAAGttatgaagaagatgatgaaagTTTTCATGAAGAcgaatttgatgaaaatgaagatgtGGATGATGTAGGAAATagtgatgatgatgatgaggATTATGAATATTCCTCAAGAAGAACTAACTCTAGAAAGGGAAGAAAGACTAGGGGCAGATCTAGAAGTAATAATTATGCTAAAAGACGTGAAATCGAATCTTTTATTGTAAAAGATGAGAATGATTTTGATGACGATGAAGACGATGATACTATCAGTTATTCATCATCAAGAAGAAGGGGAAGATCCACCAGGAATTATGctgaaaataattataataaatatcaagaagatgataatgatCGTGCTGAAGCAACTAATATTAGAAGATCAAGAAGACTGCGTTCCACATCCATGCAAAACGATGAAGCTCCATTTTTGAAAAGGCGCACGAGATCTGCAATGAACGCTGCTGAAAATGAGTTTAATAACCAAACTAGTGGGACTGAAGCTCTAACTTTACAGGATGAGATAAGGGAATTAAGGGAAAGTAGTCCTATTAGAGAATTTAAAGGCGGTGTAGTTGGTATAGAAAAGGGACCAAGATCGCTGAGGGAGCGTACCAAACATGtcaattataaaattccACCACCATTAGCAGATCCCGGTCAAGACGTTTTGTCGAATGATGCTCATTCTGGTATTGGTGCGGGCTCAAATGCCATTAATACGAATGCTTTAAGATCAAGTTACACATCATCGCCAAGTCGTCGCGGCAGAGGGGCTTCTTCGAATAAATTTCCACAGAGAAGACTTTTTCCTACTGGTGGGCCTTTTGGTGGTAATGAAGTAACATCAATATTCGGAGAGAATACTGTATTCTATAATttagatgatgatattaatttaacttCTTTACCAAAATTTACGCTAACACAAAGTATGGATAAGTATAAGGATCCAAGTACAGTTTTAAATTCAACTAGTGGTGATGTAAATGGCAATCAAggtcaaaataataataaacgTCTTATTGATTCTGATTCTTCAGAGGATGAGATCCTTCCGATGGGTGCCAAGCCTAAAACTAAAGATCCGAAcacaaaaaagaaaaagaagaaaccAGAAATTGCTGATTTAGATCCACTTGGTGTTGATATGAAcattaattttgatgatgTTGGTGGTTTAgataattatattgatCAGTTGAAGGAGATGATAACTCTACCTTTACTCTACCCAGAACTGTAccaaaattttaatatcactCCTCCTCGTGGTGTCTTATTTCATGGTCCTCCTGGTACAGGTAAAACGTTAATGGCTAGAGCATTAGCTGCTAGTTGCTCCTCTGATACCAGAAAAATTACTTTCTTTATGAGAAAAGGTGCTGATATACTGTCTAAATGGGTAGGTGAAGCAGAGAGACAATTGCGTTTGTTATTTGAAGAAGCCAAAAAACATCAGCCATCtatcatattttttgatgaaattgatgGTCTAGCACCTGTTAGAAGTTCAAAACAGGAACAAATTCATGCTAGTATTGTGTCTACGATGCTGGCTCTTATGGACGGTATGGACAATAGGGGCCAGGTCATCGTTATAGGTGCAACAAATAGACCAGATGCAGTGGACCCGGCCTTGAGAAGACCAGGCAGATTTGATAGAGAATTTTATTTCCCATTACCTGACATAGATGCTCGTGcaaaaattttagaaattCATACCAGAAAATGGAATCCTCCTTTACAAAAACCGGTTATACTACAGTTGGCTAATTTAACGAAAGGTTATGGTGGTGCAGACTTGCGTGCATTATGTACAGAAGCTGCGTTAATTAGTATCCAGCATAAATACCCTCAAATTTACAGAAGCAATGACAAATTAGATGTAGATCCTTCAAAGATTACGGTTTCTACTAGTGATTTCATGTTGGCTTTAGAAAAAATAGTGCCATCCTCAGCGAGATCCACTGGTAATATTGCACAACCATTGCCGGAGCCTATCAAGCCATTATTGGATATTCAACTTGGTGGTATAGAACGTACGCTAAATAAGCTAATACCAAAGAATGACAACCAATTTGATAGATCCAAATCCTTGATACAacaatttattgaatatgaagattttgatgaaaacaATACGGAAGGACATGGTGTtgaagattttgaaaagcATTCTTTAATTAGCAGTGTAGTAAAATTACGTGTTTCAAAGCCAAGACTTTTGATTTCTGGTCCACCAGGGAACGGTCAACAGTATATTGGATCTGctattttaaatgttttagaaaaatataatatccAAAAGTTAGACCTTGCTTCATTAGTGTCAGATAGTTCAAGAACTCTTGAAGCGGCTGTTGTGCAAACTTTTGTAGAAGCTCGTAAGAGACAGCCAGCGGTTATTTATATCCCTAATTTGGATATATGGTGCAGAACAATCCCagaaaatgttattatGACATTAGCAACCCTACTTGGATCTTTAGAAAATAGTGAAAAGATACTTTTATTAGGTATAGGTAGTCAGTTGGAATCCAGTTTGATTGATAGCACACCGTTGGGCCTATTAGGcttttcaaagaaaatttttgaattaaaacTTCCTAACCAATCCCAAAGAgtgaattattttaaatcCATTGAAAAACTGTTATCCATGCAACCAACAAGTTTCAATTTACGTAAGAAAAGAACAACTCCATTACCAAAACTTCCACATGCTAGCCCAGATTCTGATCCAAATAATTTAGATGAGAATGGGGTCTTATTATCAACACAGGATATATTGAGAAGAAAACTAAGAAAATTCCAATACCAAGATATGAGGTTAAAgaatgttttaaaaataaaattatcagGAATTATGGATCTTATTTTAAAGCGTTACAGAAGATTTAAGAAGCCTGCGGTTGATGATATGCTACTGGTTCATTTGTTTGAACCAGTTTCTAATGACCCAAACTGGGAAGCTGCATATGTTAAAGATAAAGATATGATTTTAGAAGTGGCGACAGGTAAGAAGTTTTTTAACATGGATTTAGACATTGTGGAAGAAAGATTATGGAACGGTTTTTATTCTGATCCAAGACAATTTTTGAgagatattgaatatatttatcatgATGCATCAGTTTTAGGAGATAGAGAAAATACTATCAGAGCATCAGAGATGTTTGCAAATGCTCAAATGGCCATTGAAGATATATCAacaaaagaatttattgatgaatGTAAAGCAACGCATCAACGTGATTTAGAAAGACAAAAACTCTTTTTAGAAGATCAACAAAAACGACTAGTGCAGCAACAAGAACAAAATGAgcaaattttgaaagagATCCAGGAGTCTGTAAAGCCGTCTGTGGAAACTGTGTTCGAAACTCCTGTTGTTGAAAATGGCATAACAGAAGTTGGTGTTGGTTCTGGTAACCAATTACAAGCTCAAATGCAAATAAATGCAGTTTTGTCACCTGTAGAAGACACTATTATAAAAGGAACTGAGATTGAAAACAATTCTATTACAAAAGATGAAAACTTTGCTCAGGAAGATAACTTAGAATTGttgaataaagaaaatgagaataatattgaaaatggaAACTCAACTGCACCAGTTAATGAGAAAAAACAAGACAATGTTATCTTAGATAATTATGCTAGTGAAAATGGAGAAACTGTCGCAACTAATCAAGGCGGCAATGGTAAAGTTGAAATAAAAGCTATAATGAATGAAACTGCCTCGGTGGATATTTCAACGCCCTCAACGGCACCTGCGACAGATTCAATGCCAGAGCCTGTAACAGAACATGTGGCGGAGCTAGCATTAGTGAAGACTGAAGCATCTGTCCCAGAACCTGTAAAAAAGATGGTAGATGACCGTGTTGTAATTGTGGATAGTTCTGCTATGAATGATATTATggataaattaattaaaatatcgGATGGATTTACTGTTTCTCAATTAGAAGAACTTTATGCTGAAATTGTAGATATCGTTTGGGAAGATCGTGATAAATGGGAAAAGGCTAATACtatttccaaaattaaaaagtatctaaatatttaa
- the TAF1 gene encoding histone acetyltransferase (similar to Saccharomyces cerevisiae TAF1 (YGR274C); ancestral locus Anc_5.25) — translation MSKGNNNTKKQKSETDLSNEDAAYAAIFEGDFGSLDIGTYIDSDKKEGATQHLPDAVDFEDEDELAEEELTEESFSNNNEVIMHNQVSMKGLPLGKEGTMEFSTNDNALDIGEAYFDGPGNEEYYNVLPQDNNSIMERNISVDEYQGGNNALFMEDNRNAVYMDHQQQYTPVFEDEYRPEIEEQTKQQAAGISVKEEKQLLKNYFPDYEKGKILKWNKLIYRKLGKYNWQRETLLKDREIRPLIPLNLKIQVQPDQRRTFKNFSDSLHTNITNNPLSNNNNINKGREKGIIKATMQQLLVSEKKTDKTDKNHYTLSEELLIATDEWDQEKFINGNELPNAKENSSENAVYRKLDGWEWNEEDLVNAVLPMAKVAQLDMNDEKLLLVGDTKNDNQKQEIPLPLSDKALLEKFNISNDEQYSILKKKHQTRVRATISNLNIEHSLPAIKLQTPYYKVSIPRDELRHFHRPNFGSKIRPGTNIVFSKLKNRKRKRDKGKDIKDSFALSQDLTIGDSAPIYLMEYSEERPLALSKFGMTSKLINYYRKTDEQDTTRPKLQVGETHVLGVQDKSPFWNFGFVEPGHIVPTLYNNMIRAPVFKHEVSGTDFLLIKSSGCGAGNRFFLRGINHLFTVGQTFPVDEIPGPNSRKVTSMRMTRMKMIVYRILNKTPKRAISLDPIARHFPDQDYGQNRQKVKEFMKYQREGPEKGLWKLKEGEPMLDNINARKLITPEQVAEVESLNQDIAFKEDNELFNLDEKLVKLEENLLSWNISKNFVNATQMRAMVQINGIGDPTGCNEGFSFLKTSMKGGFLKNRTKNDTNTASSSSLASGHTYNVAQQQKIYTEEIRKKWYIAAKSLSISNPFEEMTDPDEVNATNKHVRNVREDKKVLRIIRKERDENGIIQRKTIVIKDPRVIKGYLKGKELRSQTKIDVNSILKEEIDVNNIEGIELQKKLLQNELANLEKSQHRRRALKQKSIENKENGLEGGAKGRNRRRRCTTCGQLGHIRTNKSCPMYNGIDAVMNPSQQPNPTTSTTNIPAINEQ, via the coding sequence ATGTCTAAAGGaaacaataatacaaaaaagCAGAAAAGTGAAACAGATTTAAGTAATGAAGATGCAGCATATGCAGCAATCTTTGAGGGTGACTTTGGTTCTTTAGATATCGGAACTTATATTGATTCCGACAAAAAAGAAGGTGCAACTCAGCATCTTCCTGATGCTGTTGATTTCGAAGATGAGGATGAATTAGCAGAGGAAGAACTCACAGAGGAATCgttttctaataataatgaagttaTAATGCATAATCAAGTTTCAATGAAAGGATTACCGCTAGGAAAAGAGGGAACTATGGAATTTTCAACGAATGATAATGCATTGGATATAGGCGAAGCATATTTTGATGGTCCAGGTAATGAAGAATATTACAATGTTCTACCACAGGacaataattcaattatggaaagaaatatttcagTCGATGAATATCAAGGTGGAAATAATGCCCTGTTTATGGAAGACAACAGAAATGCAGTATATATGGATCATCAACAGCAGTACACGCCTGTATTCGAAGATGAATATAGACCGgaaattgaagaacaaACAAAGCAACAAGCGGCTGGAATCTCAgtcaaagaagaaaaacagCTACTTAAGAATTATTTCCCTGATTAtgaaaaaggaaaaatattaaaatggaACAAACTTATTTATAGAAAACTAGGAAAATACAACTGGCAGAGAGAAACTTTGTTAAAAGATAGAGAAATAAGACCATTGATacctttaaatttaaaaattcaggTTCAACCTGATCAAAGAAGAACATTTAAAAACTTTTCTGATAGTTTGCATACAAATATTACTAACAATCCGTTGTctaacaacaataatataaataaaggAAGAGAAAAAGGTATAATAAAAGCAACTATGCAACAACTCCTTGTATctgaaaagaaaacagaTAAAACAGACAAGAATCATTACACACTTTctgaagaattattaattgcTACAGATGAGTGGGACCAAGAGAAATTTATTAACGGTAACGAACTACCTAAtgcaaaagaaaattctTCAGAAAATGCAGTATACAGAAAACTTGATGGTTGGGAATGgaatgaagaagatttaGTGAATGCAGTATTGCCTATGGCAAAGGTCGCTCAATTAGATATgaatgatgaaaaattgttaTTAGTAGGAGATactaaaaatgataatcaAAAGCAAGAAATACCATTACCTCTATCTGATAAAGCTCTCTTGGAAAAgttcaatatttcaaacGATGAACAATACTCTATCTTGAAGAAAAAGCATCAAACAAGAGTACGTGCCACTATTTCGAATCTGAATATAGAACATTCTTTACCAGCAATCAAATTACAAACTCCATATTACAAAGTATCTATTCCTAGAGATGAACTAAGACACTTTCACAGGCCAAACTTTGGTTCTAAAATTCGTCCAGGTAcaaatattgttttcagtaaattgaaaaacagaaagagaaaaagaGACAAAGGtaaagatattaaagattCATTTGCATTATCACAAGATTTAACAATAGGTGATTCTGCtccaatatatttaatggaATATTCCGAAGAAAGGCCCCTTGCATTATCTAAGTTTGGTATGACAAGcaaattaatcaattacTACAGAAAAACTGATGAGCAAGACACAACACGCCCAAAATTACAAGTTGGTGAAACACACGTTTTGGGTGTTCAAGACAAATCCCCATTTTGGAATTTTGGTTTTGTTGAACCTGGTCATATTGTGCCAACACTATATAATAACATGATAAGAGCACCAGTATTTAAACATGAGGTATCCGGAACAgattttcttctaattaAAAGTTCTGGATGTGGTGCCGGTAATAGGTTTTTCTTAAGAGGTATTAATCATCTATTCACAGTTGGTCAAACCTTCCCTGTGGATGAAATACCTGGTCCAAATTCAAGAAAAGTGACGTCTATGAGAATGACaagaatgaaaatgattGTTTACcgtattttaaataaaactCCAAAAAGGGCAATATCATTAGATCCTATCGCTCGGCACTTTCCTGATCAAGATTATGGGCAAAATAGACAGAAAGTCAAAGAATTTATGAAATATCAAAGAGAGGGTCCTGAAAAAGGTCTCTGGAAATTGAAAGAAGGAGAACCCATGCTGGATAATATAAATGCTAGAAAACTAATTACTCCTGAACAAGTTGCTGAAGTTGAATCTTTAAATCAAGATATTGCGTTCAAAGAAGATAACGAATTGTTCAACCtagatgaaaaattagtAAAACTAGAAGAAAACTTATTAAGTTGGAATATAAGCAAGAATTTTGTCAATGCTACACAAATGAGAGCTATGGTACAAATTAACGGTATTGGTGATCCTACTGGTTGTAATGAAGGTTTTTCATTCTTAAAGACATCAATGAAAGGTGgatttttaaagaatagaacaaaaaatgatacAAATACGgcttcatcatcttctttagCTAGTGGACATACTTACAATGTTGCACAACagcaaaaaatatatactgAAGAAATCAGGAAGAAATGGTATATAGCAGCAAAAAGTCTAAGTATATCAAATCCTTTTGAAGAAATGACTGACCCAGATGAAGTAAATGCAACCAATAAACATGTCCGTAACGTGAGGGAGGATAAAAAAGTCTTAAGAATTATCAGGAAAGAAAGGGATGAAAATGGCATAATCCAAAGGAAAactattgttattaaagATCCAAGAGTGATAAAAGGTTACTTAAAGGGTAAAGAACTAAGAAGTCAAACCAAAATTGATGTGAACTCAATCTTGAAGGAAGAAATCgatgttaataatattgaaggTATTGAActtcaaaagaaattgttACAAAATGAGTTAGCAAACTTAGAAAAATCACAACACAGACGTCGTGCtttgaaacaaaaaagtatagaaaataaagaaaatggtTTAGAAGGCGGTGCAAAAGGTAGAAACAGAAGACGTAGATGTACAACCTGTGGCCAGTTGGGACATATCAGAACGAATAAATCCTGTCCAATGTATAATGGTATTGATGCAGTTATGAATCCATCTCAACAGCCAAATCCAACAACCTCAACTACAAATATCCCAGCAATCAATGAGCAATGA
- the JNM1 gene encoding Jnm1p (similar to Saccharomyces cerevisiae JNM1 (YMR294W); ancestral locus Anc_5.32), with amino-acid sequence MSINTQEIDLSAGPAENIIDEFLNIKNKDDVILEYTAPEQFKTDITTLEEHSITHVAEECNNDNICQETIPSITETLTKFNNDILETSGKKGASDIYLEENKYNIDEELLVIKSSLEKLSMKNDDNSKESLISDLMKMHNNISSQRKSKIESIKNKMFKETQDSGQENIREALPLPNIRFSINEIEDFLKLEKRIADLEKNLGPKDKLPERSITSSVNSLYTRLKIISASSDELNEFHMKLQEISTEYEDSLLGKQSRINNTIKGFSKERVIDLETKVSELYKSNSILENYAEGISKLSSRIRHISQIDTNIKYSVDSLNEINQTLSELHDRSSQWEILLQKVEDGLLKQEIGTRKNLDQVGSRLTALENSLQGLKKDITTN; translated from the coding sequence ATGTCAATTAATACTCAGGAGATAGATCTATCAGCTGGGCCTGCAGAAAATATCATTGATGAATTTCTtaatataaagaataaaGATGACGTTATTTTAGAATATACAGCACCAGAGCAATTCAAAACAGATATCACTACATTAGAAGAACATTCAATAACACATGTTGCTGAGGAATGTAATAACGATAATATATGTCAAGAAACTATACCAAGCATAACTGAAACGTTAACGAAATTCAACAATGACATTTTAGAAACTAGTGGTAAGAAAGGGGCGtctgatatatatttggaggaaaataaatataacattGATGAAGAGTTACTGGTTATTAAGAGTTCTTTAGAAAAACtttcaatgaaaaatgatgacAATTCTAAAGAATCTCTGATATCTGATCTAATGAAAATGCACAACAACATATCCTCTCAAAGGAAGTCCAAGATTGAAAGTATCAAGAATAAGATGTTCAAAGAAACACAAGATTCTGGTCAGGAAAATATTAGGGAAGCTTTACCTTTACCGAATATTAGATTCTCTATAAAcgaaattgaagatttcTTAAAACTTGAGAAAAGAATTGCAGATCTTGAAAAAAACCTTGGTCCAAAGGATAAACTTCCTGAAAGATCAATAACATCATCTGTAAACTCCTTATACACAAGattgaaaattatatcTGCCAGTTCTGATGAGCTCAATGAATTCCATATGAAATTACAAGAAATTAGCACAGAATATGAGGACTCACTATTAGGCAAACAATCAAGGATAAACAACACTATAAAAGGGTTTTCTAAAGAAAGAGTAATTGACTTAGAAACAAAAGTTTCGGAACTTTATAAAAGTAACAGTATATTGGAGAATTATGCAGAAGGTATTTCGAAGTTATCTTCACGTATACGACATATTAGCCAGATAGATActaatatcaaatatagCGTTGATTCATTGAATGAAATAAACCAAACATTGAGCGAATTACATGATAGAAGCAGTCAATGGGAAATTCTATTGCAAAAAGTAGAGGATGGACTATTGAAGCAGGAAATAGGAACAAGGAAAAATTTAGATCAGGTTGGTTCAAGGTTAACAGCATTAGAGAATAGCTTACAGGGTTTGAAAAAGGACATCACAACAAACTAG
- the EFG1 gene encoding Efg1p (similar to Saccharomyces cerevisiae YGR272C; ancestral locus Anc_5.30) — protein sequence MARIQRRRNNAGSSLEMAQFIDAGVNKIKKRIRDIERLLKKKGDILPDTVIVEKERTLEALKIELENAHLQQKIKQNAKKYHMIKFFERKKAMRKYKKAAKAIEDDSDNKEKQAELLKTKIDLCYVVNFPKSEKYIALYPSNENEDNTEDTTTKEKSDIKKKYIYDLIIKQFQDNTLPVSFKSILEGKKLDKQHNGIRLEADREEDEKEEQEYSSSERKTKASNGAEAEEEEDDFFE from the coding sequence ATGGCAAGaattcaaagaagaagaaacaatGCTGGGTCGTCTCTCGAGATGGCTCAATTTATAGATGCAGGTGtgaacaaaattaaaaagagaATAAGAGACATTGAGAGacttttgaagaagaaaggTGATATTTTACCAGATACAGTTATAGTTGAGAAAGAGAGAACATTGGAGGCATTGAAAATCGAGCTTGAGAATGCTCATCtacaacaaaaaattaaacaaaatgcAAAGAAGTATCATAtgattaaattttttgagaGGAAGAAAGCTATGAGAAAGTATAAGAAGGCTGCTAAAGCTATCGAAGATGATTCTGATAACAAAGAGAAGCAAGCTGAACTcttaaaaacaaaaattgatcTTTGTTATGTAGTAAATTTCCCAAAATCAGAAAAGTACATTGCCTTATATCCATCAAACGAGAACGAGGATAACACAGAAGATACTACCACAAAAGAGAAATCTGAcattaaaaagaaatacatTTATGATCtaattataaaacaattCCAGGACAATACCTTACCTGTTTCCTTCAAGAGCATTCTTGAAGGTAAGAAATTAGATAAACAACATAATGGTATAAGACTGGAGGCAGATAGggaagaagatgaaaaagAAGAGCAAGAATATTCAAGTTCAGAAAGGAAAACTAAGGCTTCCAATGGTGCTGAAGCAGAGgaggaagaagatgatTTCTTCGAATGa